One genomic region from Spirulina subsalsa PCC 9445 encodes:
- the rpaB gene encoding response regulator transcription factor RpaB, whose translation METHKEKILVVDDEASIRRILETRLSMIGYDVVTAADGEEAIETFRTTQPDLVVLDVMMPKLDGYGVCQELRKESDIPIIMLTALGDVADRITGLELGADDYVVKPFSPKELEARIRSVLRRVDKNGASGIPSSGVIQVGSIKIDTNKRQVYKGDERIRLTGMEFSLLELLVSRSGEAFSRSEILQEVWGYTPERHVDTRVVDVHISRLRAKLEDDPSNPELILTARGTGYLFQRILEPGEE comes from the coding sequence TTGGAAACTCATAAGGAAAAGATCCTCGTTGTTGATGATGAAGCCAGTATCCGCCGCATCCTAGAAACCCGTCTTTCTATGATTGGGTACGATGTTGTCACCGCAGCCGATGGAGAAGAAGCCATAGAAACATTCCGCACCACCCAGCCCGACTTGGTGGTATTAGATGTCATGATGCCCAAACTAGACGGTTATGGCGTTTGCCAAGAACTGCGCAAAGAATCAGACATCCCCATTATTATGCTCACCGCCCTCGGTGATGTCGCCGACCGCATTACCGGATTAGAACTCGGAGCCGATGACTATGTAGTAAAACCCTTTTCACCCAAAGAACTCGAAGCCAGAATTCGCTCCGTGTTGCGCCGAGTCGATAAAAACGGAGCATCCGGAATCCCCAGTTCCGGCGTGATTCAAGTCGGCTCCATTAAAATAGACACCAACAAGCGGCAAGTCTACAAAGGAGACGAACGCATCCGCCTCACCGGAATGGAATTTAGCCTCTTAGAATTATTAGTCAGTCGTTCAGGAGAAGCCTTTTCCCGCTCAGAAATTCTGCAAGAAGTTTGGGGCTACACCCCCGAGCGCCATGTAGACACCCGCGTTGTTGATGTCCATATCTCCCGTCTGCGTGCCAAACTAGAAGACGACCCCAGCAATCCGGAGTTAATCCTCACCGCAAGGGGGACAGGCTACCTGTTTCAACGCATCTTAGAACCCGGTGAAGAATAA
- the radA gene encoding DNA repair protein RadA, whose protein sequence is MPKSRTSYLCNECGAETPQWFGKCPNCGTYGSLEEQIVASDSLVNARVGWQSQKRNNNNSSPKASTQPRSSMRFSDISQGEQSRFPSGYSEFDRVLGGGIVPGALILIGGDPGIGKSTLLLQTAHQLARDHRILYVSAEESGQQVKLRAGRLWAGLDQLTEEEKQNGKGTTAKVVNDHLYVLPETDLEEILRELESLRPQVAVIDSIQTLYFSSLTSAPGSVAQVRECTSALMQVAKRENITLLIVGHVTKEGAIAGPRVLEHLVDTVLYFEGDRYASHRLLRSVKNRFGATHEIGIFEMVENGLREVDNPSELFLGNREESSPGTATVVACEGTRPIVVELQALVSPTSYASPRRATTGVDYSRLQQILAVLEKRLGVPLSKLDAYVASAGGLGVAEPAADLGIAVAVVASFRDRIVDSRTVLIGEVGLGGQVRLVSQMELRLKEAAKLGFKRAIVPKGQAFADDLGLEVIPVNKVIDAIVAAIPPQPRFGAALSPDEELELGSEE, encoded by the coding sequence ATGCCCAAATCGCGAACGAGCTATTTATGTAACGAGTGTGGAGCAGAAACGCCCCAATGGTTTGGCAAATGCCCTAATTGTGGTACCTATGGTTCTTTAGAGGAGCAGATTGTCGCCAGTGATTCTCTGGTGAATGCTCGGGTGGGGTGGCAGTCGCAAAAGCGCAATAATAACAACAGTTCCCCCAAGGCTTCCACCCAACCCCGTTCTTCTATGCGTTTCTCGGATATTTCCCAAGGGGAGCAAAGCCGTTTCCCTTCGGGTTATAGCGAGTTTGACCGGGTGTTGGGGGGAGGGATTGTGCCGGGGGCGTTAATTTTGATTGGGGGGGATCCTGGGATTGGCAAGTCTACACTTTTGTTGCAAACGGCGCACCAGTTGGCGAGGGATCATCGTATTTTATATGTGAGTGCAGAAGAGTCGGGGCAACAGGTGAAGTTACGCGCTGGTCGTTTGTGGGCGGGTTTAGATCAGTTGACGGAGGAGGAAAAACAAAACGGCAAGGGAACGACGGCTAAGGTGGTGAATGATCATCTTTATGTGTTGCCGGAGACGGATTTAGAGGAGATTTTACGGGAGTTGGAGTCCTTAAGGCCGCAGGTGGCGGTGATTGATAGTATTCAAACGCTTTACTTTTCGTCTTTAACTTCGGCTCCTGGTTCTGTGGCGCAGGTGCGAGAATGTACGTCGGCGTTGATGCAGGTGGCGAAGCGGGAAAATATTACGCTGTTGATTGTGGGTCATGTGACGAAAGAGGGGGCGATCGCCGGGCCGAGGGTGTTGGAGCATTTAGTGGATACGGTACTTTATTTTGAGGGCGATCGCTATGCCTCCCATCGTCTACTGCGTTCGGTGAAAAATCGCTTCGGGGCGACCCATGAAATCGGCATTTTCGAGATGGTGGAAAATGGGTTACGGGAGGTGGATAACCCCTCAGAATTGTTCCTGGGCAATCGGGAGGAATCGTCCCCGGGTACCGCTACGGTGGTGGCCTGTGAAGGGACTCGCCCTATTGTGGTGGAGTTACAGGCGTTGGTGAGTCCCACCAGTTACGCTTCTCCTCGTCGGGCAACTACGGGGGTGGATTATAGCCGTTTACAGCAAATTTTGGCGGTGTTGGAGAAACGGTTAGGGGTGCCTTTATCGAAATTAGATGCTTATGTTGCGTCGGCGGGGGGGTTGGGGGTGGCGGAACCGGCGGCGGATTTGGGGATTGCGGTGGCGGTGGTGGCTAGTTTCCGCGATCGCATTGTGGACTCCCGCACGGTTTTAATCGGTGAAGTGGGATTAGGGGGACAGGTTCGCCTCGTCTCTCAGATGGAGTTACGGTTAAAGGAAGCGGCTAAATTAGGCTTTAAACGGGCGATTGTCCCCAAGGGACAGGCTTTTGCGGATGATTTGGGCTTAGAGGTCATTCCCGTGAACAAGGTCATTGATGCCATTGTAGCGGCCATTCCCCCCCAGCCCCGTTTTGGTGCGGCCTTGTCCCCTGATGAGGAGTTAGAGTTGGGGAGTGAGGAATAG
- a CDS encoding type IV pilin-like G/H family protein, translating to MNCIALLIVISWFVFVGYIISSFSGLFTVQGDMLVYDNKFVFLIILFWMVVFYIPSVKVSRTLFDSFVDKNSTKKASKKYHFCDTIVVLFSYFLILLVLIPVAQIQASDYLKRESFFASTYLSSVQSQQEGYFQMYQSFSEKPNPLREIPVRTKKYTYSTSLTEDAVFISGIPNEDIKDKVDAYIVGVFSPDPNGEDNGDDESNEIQFKSIICHGKNLSDPLPKPRLYYGKLECGGKTTEFKFDYQK from the coding sequence ATGAATTGTATCGCACTTCTCATTGTTATCAGTTGGTTTGTTTTTGTGGGTTATATTATCTCAAGCTTCTCCGGCTTATTCACTGTACAAGGAGATATGCTAGTTTATGACAATAAGTTTGTGTTTCTTATAATACTGTTCTGGATGGTCGTTTTTTATATCCCATCGGTTAAAGTAAGTCGTACCTTATTTGATAGTTTTGTGGATAAAAATTCAACCAAGAAAGCATCAAAAAAATATCACTTTTGTGACACAATTGTTGTTTTGTTTAGCTATTTTCTTATTCTTTTAGTGCTGATTCCAGTCGCACAAATCCAGGCTAGCGACTACTTAAAACGCGAAAGCTTTTTCGCATCAACATACCTTTCATCAGTTCAGAGTCAACAAGAAGGTTATTTTCAAATGTACCAGTCTTTTAGTGAAAAGCCGAATCCACTAAGAGAGATTCCAGTGCGGACGAAGAAATACACTTATTCCACGAGTTTAACAGAGGATGCTGTTTTTATCTCTGGGATTCCCAATGAGGATATAAAAGATAAAGTTGATGCTTATATCGTGGGTGTATTTTCCCCTGACCCCAATGGGGAGGATAATGGGGATGATGAATCCAATGAAATTCAATTCAAATCTATTATCTGTCACGGGAAAAACCTGTCAGATCCTCTGCCAAAACCGAGATTGTATTATGGGAAACTAGAATGTGGAGGCAAGACAACAGAATTTAAGTTTGATTATCAAAAGTAA
- a CDS encoding NAD(P) transhydrogenase subunit alpha codes for MTTATLITCLFVFVLASFVGFEVINKVPPTLHTPLMSGANAISGIAVLGAILVSGAKDWNLTVILGFIAVILATINVVGGFLVTDRMLLMFKKKEAKASITPPTRGWGLE; via the coding sequence ATGACCACAGCAACCTTAATTACTTGTTTGTTTGTTTTTGTCTTGGCCTCCTTTGTGGGCTTTGAGGTGATTAACAAAGTCCCCCCCACCCTACACACGCCCCTGATGTCTGGGGCGAATGCCATCTCTGGGATTGCCGTATTAGGGGCGATTTTAGTCTCTGGGGCGAAGGATTGGAACTTAACCGTCATTTTGGGCTTTATCGCCGTTATTCTCGCCACCATTAACGTAGTGGGGGGGTTTCTGGTCACAGACCGGATGTTGCTCATGTTTAAAAAAAAGGAGGCTAAAGCGTCAATTACCCCACCCACAAGGGGATGGGGCTTGGAATAG
- a CDS encoding cofactor assembly of complex C subunit B, whose product MAKSDPNRVLRLLPLITGGLGAILLLFNRFSTSEITATQSRSDALGVLLSALLILVGLIWQQIQPKPPETVTLLGEEKFDLAEDLPDEVKIELAWASHLLLTNTVTRSVVLYYQQRTLLRRGILPPKPEVTAGGIIRRVLEQQKPVYLVELRVYPGRIEFDYLPENTQGVICQPLGKNGVLILGANAPRSYTKQDEVWIEGIADKLTETLERYF is encoded by the coding sequence ATGGCAAAATCCGACCCCAACCGTGTCCTCCGTTTACTCCCCCTCATCACAGGGGGACTCGGAGCCATCCTGTTATTATTTAACCGTTTTTCCACCTCAGAAATTACCGCCACTCAATCCCGTTCCGATGCCTTGGGAGTCCTTTTGAGCGCCCTACTGATTCTTGTGGGTCTAATCTGGCAACAAATTCAACCCAAACCCCCCGAAACCGTAACACTCCTTGGGGAAGAAAAGTTTGACCTAGCCGAAGACCTCCCCGACGAGGTAAAAATTGAACTCGCCTGGGCTTCTCACCTCCTGTTAACCAACACCGTCACCCGTAGCGTTGTCCTCTACTACCAACAGCGCACCCTCCTCCGACGAGGTATCCTCCCCCCCAAACCCGAGGTTACAGCCGGAGGCATTATCCGGCGAGTATTAGAACAACAAAAACCCGTCTATCTCGTAGAGTTAAGAGTTTATCCCGGTCGCATTGAGTTTGATTATCTACCCGAGAACACACAAGGGGTAATTTGTCAACCCCTCGGCAAAAACGGCGTTCTTATCTTAGGAGCCAATGCTCCCCGCAGCTACACCAAACAGGATGAAGTGTGGATTGAAGGGATTGCCGACAAACTTACAGAAACCTTAGAACGTTACTTTTGA
- a CDS encoding Re/Si-specific NAD(P)(+) transhydrogenase subunit alpha yields MRIAIAREDLEGGERRVALIPDMVSRLTKKGWEIYVETGAGTGSFFSDEDYSQAGAQIIGDKGQLWREADLIVKVAPPKDYELEQLHEGAALISFLNPLGQPETAQKLAERKITAFSMELIPRTSRAQSMDALSSQAGVAGYKAVLIAAATLPKFFPMLTTAAGTIRPAKVFVIGAGVAGLQAIATARRLGAVVEAFDIRPAVKEEVQSLGAKFVEVELEEETTAKGGYAKEISEESKQRTQAVIAQHVASADVVITTAQVPGKKAPRLVTEEMVAAMKPGTVVVDMAAEQGGNCAVSEAGKNVQYNGVTVMGPVNLPSSMPVHASEMYSKNIATLLQYLIQEDGSLNLDFGDDIVDETCVTHGGELRNERVKAALGLESVPV; encoded by the coding sequence ATGAGAATTGCGATCGCCCGAGAAGATTTAGAAGGAGGAGAACGCCGCGTTGCCCTAATCCCTGATATGGTGTCCCGTCTGACCAAAAAAGGCTGGGAAATCTATGTAGAAACCGGAGCAGGAACAGGCTCTTTTTTTAGCGATGAAGACTACAGCCAAGCCGGAGCGCAGATTATAGGCGATAAAGGGCAACTGTGGCGAGAAGCGGATCTGATCGTCAAAGTTGCCCCCCCCAAGGACTACGAACTAGAGCAACTCCACGAAGGAGCCGCCCTGATTAGTTTCCTCAACCCCTTGGGACAACCGGAAACCGCCCAAAAGCTGGCCGAGCGGAAAATCACCGCCTTTAGTATGGAACTCATTCCCCGCACCAGTCGCGCTCAAAGTATGGATGCGCTCTCCTCCCAAGCGGGGGTAGCGGGGTATAAAGCCGTTTTGATTGCGGCTGCTACCTTGCCCAAATTCTTCCCCATGTTGACCACGGCCGCCGGAACCATTCGCCCGGCCAAAGTGTTTGTCATTGGTGCGGGGGTGGCCGGACTTCAGGCGATCGCAACGGCCCGGCGTTTGGGCGCTGTAGTGGAAGCCTTTGATATTCGTCCCGCCGTCAAGGAAGAAGTCCAAAGCTTAGGGGCGAAATTCGTCGAGGTGGAACTAGAAGAAGAAACCACCGCCAAAGGGGGCTACGCCAAAGAAATCTCCGAAGAGTCCAAACAACGCACCCAGGCCGTCATTGCCCAGCACGTCGCCAGCGCTGATGTGGTGATTACCACCGCCCAAGTGCCGGGGAAAAAAGCCCCCCGCTTAGTCACGGAGGAAATGGTAGCCGCCATGAAACCTGGCACCGTCGTTGTAGATATGGCCGCCGAACAAGGGGGCAACTGTGCCGTCAGTGAAGCGGGGAAAAATGTACAGTACAACGGCGTGACGGTGATGGGGCCGGTTAACTTGCCCTCCTCTATGCCTGTCCATGCCAGCGAAATGTACTCAAAAAACATCGCTACCCTGCTGCAATACCTCATTCAAGAGGACGGTAGCCTAAACCTTGATTTTGGCGATGACATTGTGGATGAAACCTGTGTCACCCACGGCGGAGAATTGCGCAATGAACGAGTGAAAGCCGCCTTGGGTCTTGAAAGTGTCCCCGTTTAA
- a CDS encoding PAS domain S-box protein: protein MDSSNSVVTSSTVQPLSHLQMQWICRDLLNLTDQGVVICSVQATELIIVECNQAFAQIIGRSKEDLLGQSFPIRNQQILWNALHIAITTRTEQYLTLPIFDQLQAPQWQGIRLVPLCNEGGEVTHLMSTYQMINPPDPMINAELSHLMQFSVERAGDAVFFIDPEGMIIYANQAACDLLGYSVEELCSKTIPDIAPGFSQQDWVNHWQMIEIEGSFTFEAINQARNGEKIPVEITVNYVELNGKAYNCAFTRDIRDRKQAQAELRKKDELYRILAENIPNGSVMLFDQNYRYILAEGKGLENVGLSKEQIEGKTLQEAFPPIVSKTFMGSYQRALTGESTVVEYRYEDHDFLIHVVPVRDENGEISGGMTTTQDITHQKSIQRELIALATQQKLVSEMAHRIRESLDIEEVLQTAVEEIRQVLDTDRVLLYHFNEDWSGDVVVESVGSGWESVLGMNIQDDCFLSSYVPDYQKGRIRAIPNVGAENLDPCHQALLESLQVKANLVLPVAHGDKLWGLLILHHCRAPRQWQHWETELLKPLAIQLAIAIRQAALFAQLENELEERSRTEEALRQSEAQLKAQTEQLSEALRDLQYTQTQLIQTEKMSSLGQLVAGIAHEINNPTAFIAGNITHSAEYVEDLFKLIDQYRKDYQNPSPDIQACYEDIDYEFIEEDFPKLLQSMQAGVERIRNIIISLRNFSRLDEAERKDVDIHEGLESTLMMLKSRINNQKISIKIEKNYGNLPKIECYPGLLNQVFLNLLDNSIDALEEKLKSSNTFVPTIVLNTSLENEGNAENPQICIRIKDNGIGIPPGIVSQIFDPFFTTKPIGEGTGLGLAMSYQTIVEKHQGQIFCYSEPGETTEFVMYLPILFSGQPG, encoded by the coding sequence ATGGACTCTTCAAACTCGGTTGTAACGTCTTCTACTGTTCAGCCCTTATCTCATCTTCAAATGCAATGGATTTGTCGCGATTTATTGAATTTGACAGATCAAGGAGTTGTGATTTGCTCAGTTCAAGCCACTGAACTGATTATAGTTGAGTGTAATCAAGCTTTCGCCCAAATAATAGGTCGCTCAAAAGAGGATTTACTCGGACAATCCTTTCCGATTCGGAATCAGCAAATCCTCTGGAATGCGCTGCATATTGCCATCACCACGCGCACGGAGCAGTATTTAACTTTACCCATCTTTGATCAACTCCAAGCCCCTCAATGGCAGGGGATTCGCTTGGTTCCCCTCTGTAATGAAGGGGGGGAAGTGACTCATCTGATGAGTACCTATCAGATGATTAATCCCCCAGATCCCATGATTAATGCTGAATTGAGTCACTTGATGCAGTTTTCCGTGGAACGAGCAGGTGATGCGGTATTTTTCATTGATCCAGAGGGCATGATTATCTATGCTAACCAAGCCGCCTGTGATTTGTTGGGGTATTCTGTGGAGGAACTGTGTAGCAAGACAATTCCCGATATAGCGCCGGGTTTTTCACAGCAAGACTGGGTGAATCATTGGCAAATGATTGAAATTGAGGGCTCTTTCACCTTTGAGGCGATTAATCAAGCGCGCAATGGGGAGAAAATTCCGGTGGAAATCACGGTTAATTATGTTGAATTGAATGGAAAGGCTTATAATTGCGCTTTTACGCGGGATATTCGCGATCGCAAACAAGCTCAAGCCGAACTCCGGAAAAAAGACGAACTCTATCGCATTCTCGCCGAAAATATCCCGAACGGGTCTGTGATGCTCTTTGACCAAAACTATCGTTACATTTTAGCCGAAGGAAAAGGGCTGGAAAACGTCGGACTTTCCAAAGAGCAAATCGAAGGGAAAACCTTACAGGAAGCCTTTCCCCCGATAGTGAGTAAGACCTTTATGGGATCCTATCAACGCGCTCTGACGGGGGAATCTACCGTTGTGGAGTATCGCTATGAAGACCATGATTTTCTCATCCATGTTGTGCCAGTGCGGGATGAGAACGGAGAAATTTCCGGGGGAATGACCACCACTCAAGATATTACCCATCAAAAGTCTATTCAACGGGAATTGATTGCCCTGGCGACTCAACAAAAATTAGTTAGTGAAATGGCTCATCGGATTCGGGAGTCGTTAGACATTGAAGAGGTACTACAAACAGCTGTTGAGGAAATCCGCCAAGTTTTGGATACGGATCGGGTGTTGCTCTACCATTTTAATGAGGATTGGAGTGGGGATGTTGTTGTTGAGTCGGTGGGCAGTGGGTGGGAATCGGTTTTAGGGATGAATATTCAAGATGATTGCTTTCTATCGTCTTATGTTCCAGACTATCAAAAGGGGCGTATTCGGGCTATTCCTAATGTAGGGGCGGAAAATTTAGATCCATGCCATCAAGCGCTGTTAGAAAGCTTACAAGTCAAAGCTAATTTAGTGCTGCCTGTGGCACATGGGGATAAACTTTGGGGATTACTGATTCTCCATCATTGCCGAGCGCCTCGACAGTGGCAACATTGGGAAACGGAACTGTTGAAACCTCTGGCGATACAATTGGCGATCGCCATTCGTCAGGCGGCGCTGTTTGCTCAACTGGAAAATGAGTTAGAAGAGCGATCGCGTACAGAAGAAGCCCTACGCCAATCCGAAGCTCAACTGAAAGCCCAAACGGAACAACTGAGCGAGGCACTCCGGGATCTCCAGTATACCCAAACCCAACTGATTCAAACGGAAAAAATGTCGAGTTTGGGGCAATTAGTAGCAGGCATTGCCCATGAAATTAATAATCCCACAGCCTTTATTGCAGGCAATATCACCCACAGCGCGGAATATGTGGAGGATTTATTTAAACTGATTGATCAGTACCGGAAAGACTACCAAAATCCCTCCCCAGACATTCAAGCCTGTTATGAAGACATTGATTATGAATTTATTGAGGAAGATTTTCCTAAACTTCTCCAGTCCATGCAAGCCGGAGTAGAACGGATCCGCAATATTATCATCTCCTTACGCAATTTTTCCCGTTTAGATGAAGCCGAGCGTAAGGATGTAGATATTCATGAAGGCTTAGAAAGTACCTTAATGATGCTCAAAAGTCGGATTAATAATCAGAAAATTTCCATCAAAATTGAAAAAAATTATGGGAACTTGCCTAAAATTGAATGTTATCCCGGCTTGCTTAATCAGGTCTTTTTGAACTTACTGGATAATTCCATTGATGCTTTAGAGGAAAAGCTAAAATCATCAAATACTTTTGTTCCGACTATTGTTTTAAACACTAGCTTGGAAAATGAAGGGAATGCAGAAAATCCTCAAATTTGTATCCGAATTAAGGATAATGGCATTGGCATTCCGCCCGGCATTGTTTCCCAAATCTTTGATCCGTTTTTTACGACTAAACCCATTGGCGAAGGAACAGGTTTAGGACTCGCGATGAGCTATCAAACGATTGTCGAGAAACATCAAGGGCAAATCTTTTGTTATTCTGAACCCGGAGAAACAACAGAGTTTGTGATGTATTTGCCGATTCTGTTTTCTGGACAGCCCGGATAG
- a CDS encoding RRXRR domain-containing protein, with amino-acid sequence MLRVPVLSPDGKPLMPTKPSRARRWIRDGLAVGKWSDLSVFYVQLTKQPSGEDTQSIAVGVDPGKLYSGVGVQSAKATLFLAHLILPFQTVKDRMEQRRMMRRGRRGRRINRQVDYSKRAHRQKRFNNRRQNKLPPSIRANRQLELRVATELCRLFPVSKIVYEYVKANGSKSFSPVMVGQKVMLGWLSKLAPVETQFGYKTANLRTQLGLVKSKDKSAQTPESHAVDGLALACSELVKYEQFHTANTRGHTWTGSVVLTPSVFRVIRRPPISRRQLHLMVPAQGGIRRKYGGTTTRHGVRKGDVVKAEMAGRVYVGWVSGDTQKKVSVSDANWKRIGQFTASKVQLLARANGLVVSRQPIVCFGDIVHTANTSVPPHPQGDAVSWRFL; translated from the coding sequence ATGCTACGAGTTCCAGTTCTATCACCTGACGGCAAGCCGTTAATGCCAACTAAACCAAGTCGCGCCCGTCGCTGGATTCGGGATGGATTGGCAGTGGGCAAATGGTCAGATTTGAGCGTGTTTTACGTCCAATTGACTAAGCAGCCTTCTGGGGAAGATACTCAATCTATTGCGGTTGGGGTTGACCCCGGGAAGCTGTATTCAGGTGTGGGCGTACAGTCGGCGAAAGCTACTCTGTTTTTAGCTCACCTGATTCTACCGTTTCAAACTGTCAAAGACCGGATGGAGCAACGCCGTATGATGCGACGCGGACGCAGAGGACGGAGAATTAACCGCCAGGTTGATTACTCCAAACGCGCCCATCGTCAAAAGCGATTTAACAACCGCAGACAGAACAAGTTGCCTCCCAGTATCCGGGCTAACCGACAGCTTGAATTGCGAGTAGCGACTGAGCTATGCCGTCTGTTTCCAGTCAGTAAGATTGTCTACGAATATGTGAAGGCAAATGGTTCAAAATCCTTTTCTCCTGTAATGGTGGGTCAAAAAGTGATGCTGGGATGGTTGTCAAAATTAGCCCCGGTTGAAACACAATTCGGCTACAAAACCGCCAATCTCAGAACTCAATTAGGATTAGTTAAGTCAAAGGACAAATCGGCTCAAACCCCTGAAAGCCATGCTGTTGATGGCTTGGCTTTAGCTTGCTCTGAGTTGGTCAAATACGAACAGTTTCACACGGCCAACACTCGCGGTCATACTTGGACAGGTTCAGTTGTCCTAACGCCATCCGTTTTCAGGGTGATTCGTAGACCTCCAATTTCTCGCAGGCAACTGCATTTGATGGTTCCAGCCCAAGGTGGTATACGCCGTAAATACGGCGGAACTACAACACGCCATGGAGTCAGAAAAGGTGATGTTGTTAAAGCTGAAATGGCAGGTCGAGTTTATGTTGGTTGGGTAAGTGGCGACACTCAAAAAAAGGTTTCTGTCAGCGATGCGAACTGGAAGCGAATTGGTCAGTTCACTGCGTCCAAAGTTCAGCTTTTAGCTAGAGCTAACGGACTGGTGGTGAGCCGACAACCTATTGTTTGCTTTGGGGACATCGTTCACACAGCAAACACTTCTGTCCCTCCGCACCCACAAGGGGATGCGGTTTCTTGGAGGTTTTTATGA
- a CDS encoding NAD(P)(+) transhydrogenase (Re/Si-specific) subunit beta produces MSEFLPNGIQLSYLVAASLFILGLKRLGSPATARQGNQLAAIGMLLAVVATLLERQVLNYQIILIGIVIGSVIGAVSAYKVEMTAMPQMVGIFNGLGGGASALVAIAEFWRLLTSNAPLWATSLVTIILGVLIGGVTLTGSFIAFAKLQGIMPGAPVLFPLQQVVNFLILAAFLGGSAYFLFAPHTLPIFYGLIAISLLLGVLFVIPIGGGDMPVVISLLNSYSGLAAAAAGFVVNNNMLIIAGALVGASGLILTNIMCKAMNRSLANVLFAGFGSDSGEVSSAGGDGTQKTVHSIDPEEGAMMLGYARSVVIVPGYGMAVAQAQHAVRELADQLEGLGVEVKYAIHPVAGRMPGHMNVLLAEANVPYPQLYDMDDINPQFDQTDVALVIGANDVVNPAARHDRSSPIYGMPILEVDHAKHTIVIKRSMRAGFAGVDNELFYEDKTMMLFGSAKDVVTQLVSEVKQL; encoded by the coding sequence CTGAGCGAATTTTTGCCCAATGGGATTCAGTTGAGTTATTTGGTGGCCGCGTCCCTGTTTATTTTGGGTTTAAAACGCTTAGGCTCCCCAGCGACAGCGCGGCAAGGGAATCAACTGGCCGCCATTGGGATGCTCTTAGCCGTTGTTGCTACGTTGTTAGAACGGCAAGTCTTGAACTATCAGATTATTCTGATTGGGATTGTGATTGGGTCGGTGATTGGGGCAGTTTCGGCCTATAAAGTGGAAATGACCGCTATGCCCCAAATGGTGGGGATTTTCAACGGTTTAGGTGGTGGGGCTTCGGCGTTGGTTGCGATCGCCGAATTTTGGCGACTCCTCACCAGCAACGCCCCCCTCTGGGCCACTTCCCTCGTCACGATTATTCTGGGCGTACTGATTGGCGGAGTCACCCTCACCGGGAGTTTTATTGCCTTCGCCAAACTTCAGGGCATCATGCCCGGGGCTCCCGTCCTCTTCCCCCTCCAACAGGTGGTTAATTTCCTCATCCTCGCCGCCTTTTTAGGGGGTAGCGCCTACTTTCTCTTTGCCCCCCATACCCTACCCATTTTCTATGGTCTGATTGCCATTTCCCTCCTTCTGGGCGTGTTATTCGTCATCCCCATTGGTGGGGGGGATATGCCCGTAGTCATTTCCCTCTTAAACTCCTACTCTGGACTGGCGGCGGCCGCTGCCGGATTTGTGGTCAATAACAATATGTTGATCATTGCCGGAGCCTTAGTGGGAGCTTCTGGCTTAATTCTGACGAATATCATGTGTAAAGCCATGAACCGTTCTTTGGCTAACGTCCTGTTTGCCGGATTTGGTTCAGATTCCGGGGAAGTGAGCAGTGCTGGAGGCGATGGGACTCAGAAGACCGTCCACAGTATTGACCCCGAAGAAGGGGCGATGATGTTGGGCTATGCCCGCTCTGTGGTCATTGTACCGGGGTATGGGATGGCCGTTGCTCAAGCGCAGCACGCTGTCCGGGAATTAGCCGACCAATTGGAAGGTTTAGGGGTAGAAGTGAAATATGCTATTCACCCTGTCGCCGGACGGATGCCGGGACATATGAACGTTTTGCTGGCGGAGGCCAATGTCCCCTATCCCCAACTCTACGACATGGACGACATCAACCCTCAATTTGATCAAACCGATGTCGCTTTAGTCATTGGCGCCAATGATGTGGTCAATCCAGCCGCCCGTCATGACCGCAGCAGTCCTATTTACGGAATGCCTATCTTGGAGGTAGACCACGCCAAGCATACTATTGTGATTAAGCGCAGTATGCGGGCTGGTTTTGCTGGGGTAGACAATGAGTTGTTTTATGAGGACAAAACCATGATGTTGTTTGGCAGTGCCAAAGATGTGGTGACTCAGTTAGTGTCTGAAGTGAAACAGTTGTAA